In Acidimicrobiales bacterium, the genomic stretch GGCCGGCGGGGCCCGAGGCCGGTGGCGGGCGGCGGGCAGCGGGCGCATGGGTCACGGCTGCCGGGCCGGCGGGGCCCGGGCCGGTGACGGCGTGCGGGCGGCCGCCAGCACCACCACCCTCGCCGCCCCGGCCCGGCGGAGGGCGAGCGCGGCCGCGGTGACGGTGGCGCCGCTGGTGACGACGTCGTCCACGAGCAGCACCCTGGCGCCGACCACCGGCAGGGCAGCGCCCCACCGGCGGCCGGGGTTCGGTTCGAGGCG encodes the following:
- a CDS encoding phosphoribosyltransferase family protein — translated: RLEPNPGRRWGAALPVVGARVLLVDDVVTSGATVTAAALALRRAGAARVVVLAAARTPSPARAPPARQP